One Legionella hackeliae DNA segment encodes these proteins:
- a CDS encoding OmpP1/FadL family transporter, whose protein sequence is MRYPLAVILSLSSIGSYANVLQYFAGISYSNPAELFKIKKNQLIIGGTGFYGDVRFSGSVLNLNSFQYDSGVSSSRRFSFLPYGRIASRVDEKFVWGVDVTQPFHSNLIYGLNSFTRYAVTETLMTDVDVSPRFSYNIVPRLNFGAGLNFNFLKDNETNWALPTGPTSYAMFINRTSGFGVGYNAGVYFIANPSNFFGATYYSSIKQKTRGESIFNGNVNTNLSFNFSMPATTILTYTHLFNQKWLAGFQTFRSEWNANQYARIRNTAAPPPAGPNFTFTMKYSASWAYSGFVRQQYNENLGLTLIGLIDDGPERDHLRTLNFPSDTQYFLGLASDYQLSKLTTLELLYGHVFSKTTIGNSIIIGGQQLPFTTGRVRINADVFELRLKLQA, encoded by the coding sequence ATGCGCTATCCATTGGCTGTAATTTTAAGTTTATCAAGCATTGGCAGTTACGCGAATGTCTTACAATATTTTGCAGGTATAAGCTACAGCAATCCTGCCGAACTGTTTAAAATAAAAAAAAATCAGTTAATCATAGGTGGCACTGGATTTTATGGCGATGTTCGATTCTCAGGAAGTGTTTTAAATTTAAACAGCTTTCAGTATGATAGCGGTGTCAGTTCTTCAAGACGTTTTAGTTTTTTGCCTTATGGACGTATTGCATCGCGTGTTGATGAAAAGTTTGTATGGGGTGTTGATGTTACTCAACCTTTCCACTCAAATTTAATATATGGTCTTAATTCTTTCACACGTTATGCAGTGACCGAAACTTTAATGACTGATGTCGATGTCAGCCCTCGATTTTCTTATAACATTGTTCCCAGGCTTAATTTTGGTGCCGGCTTAAATTTTAATTTCCTGAAAGACAATGAAACTAACTGGGCCTTGCCTACTGGTCCTACAAGTTATGCAATGTTCATTAATCGTACTTCGGGATTTGGTGTTGGTTATAATGCTGGCGTTTATTTTATAGCCAACCCCAGTAACTTTTTTGGCGCGACATATTATTCATCCATTAAGCAAAAGACTCGAGGAGAAAGTATTTTTAATGGCAACGTTAATACCAATCTAAGCTTTAACTTTAGTATGCCAGCTACAACCATCCTTACATATACTCATCTCTTTAATCAAAAATGGCTGGCAGGTTTCCAGACTTTTCGTTCTGAGTGGAATGCAAACCAATATGCTCGCATTAGAAATACCGCAGCTCCACCTCCTGCAGGTCCTAATTTTACATTTACTATGAAATATAGCGCGTCCTGGGCATACTCTGGATTTGTTCGCCAGCAATACAATGAAAACTTGGGATTGACATTGATAGGCCTTATTGACGATGGTCCGGAGCGAGATCATTTGCGTACGCTTAACTTTCCTTCCGACACTCAATATTTCTTAGGCTTAGCGAGCGATTATCAACTATCCAAACTTACAACCCTGGAGTTACTCTATGGTCATGTTTTCTCTAAAACGACAATTGGTAATTCAATAATTATTGGTGGTCAGCAATTGCCCTTTACCACAGGGCGAGTCCGCATTAACGCCGATGTATTTGAGCTTAGACTGAAGCTTCAAGCCTAA
- a CDS encoding type 1 periplasmic-binding domain-containing protein, producing the protein MQLLLGFCLLFFLNFAEVKAASLDILVNQQKIALPYLLYKGKKQRGAVVIINGDESDEGSELVDNLSKELVKHGWSVALLNTSLQINTVPWIEQLPEALSSLRKKDNKRMIVVHYGSQLESSVSYFTKLQSKRVNGMIFISAFDYPENKNIVDLIKKIPFPLFDITGQFDYIPVLEQASIRQATIRNGKYRYRQLPGACHDYAYNKKILVANMNGWMKKLKTISPVQPPIILSRPTQNSLH; encoded by the coding sequence ATGCAACTACTCCTTGGCTTTTGTTTGTTGTTTTTTCTAAATTTTGCCGAGGTGAAGGCGGCAAGTTTAGACATCCTTGTTAACCAGCAAAAAATTGCTTTACCTTACTTGCTTTATAAAGGAAAAAAACAACGTGGAGCGGTTGTAATCATCAATGGTGACGAAAGCGATGAAGGTTCAGAACTGGTGGATAATTTAAGTAAAGAGTTGGTTAAGCATGGATGGTCAGTGGCATTGCTTAATACTAGCTTGCAAATTAATACAGTACCTTGGATTGAGCAATTACCAGAAGCACTCTCTTCTTTGCGCAAGAAAGATAATAAACGAATGATCGTAGTCCATTATGGTTCTCAATTGGAAAGCTCGGTCAGCTACTTTACTAAACTCCAATCCAAGCGAGTCAATGGTATGATTTTCATTTCTGCATTTGATTATCCCGAAAACAAAAATATCGTGGATTTAATTAAAAAAATACCTTTTCCTTTGTTTGACATAACAGGACAATTTGATTACATACCTGTTTTGGAGCAAGCGTCCATTAGACAAGCCACAATAAGGAATGGTAAATATCGTTATCGACAATTGCCAGGTGCATGCCATGACTATGCCTATAATAAAAAAATCTTGGTGGCCAATATGAATGGCTGGATGAAAAAGTTAAAAACTATAAGTCCGGTACAACCGCCAATTATTCTCTCTAGACCTACTCAAAATTCACTGCATTGA
- the plaA gene encoding GDSL family lysophospholipase PlaA, producing MKTLFTLVILLFSGLVAAKSVNNIVVFGDSLSDNGNLYEYMKQKIPQSPPYYKGRFTNGPVWVEHLASSYFPNPAGHFFDYAFGGAGISEDAEDDVLFTLKKEIDTYFLAHQDKADENSLFVIWIGANNYLGIPDEMDKTVAEVNRGITNGLQRLANAGAKHFLIVNLPDLGKTPIAHAFESEDKLSYLANRHNEQLLASINNLKQSYPDAQWLLFDVNQTLNDLVVYPEKYGFNNITDTCYEAMVDKPSHRAVLHMAAQIKPKNEADVCEGFLFFDPVHPTAPAHKIMAEHAKAFLDAENVEFSE from the coding sequence ATGAAAACCTTATTTACCCTTGTTATCCTTCTTTTTTCAGGATTGGTTGCTGCGAAATCTGTAAATAATATAGTTGTATTTGGTGATAGTTTATCGGATAACGGTAATCTCTACGAATACATGAAACAAAAGATACCTCAATCTCCCCCCTATTATAAAGGACGGTTTACTAATGGCCCTGTTTGGGTTGAGCACTTGGCATCTTCTTATTTTCCCAATCCTGCGGGTCATTTCTTTGACTATGCATTTGGTGGCGCAGGTATTTCTGAAGATGCTGAAGATGACGTATTATTTACTCTGAAAAAAGAAATAGATACGTATTTTCTTGCCCATCAAGACAAGGCTGATGAAAATAGTTTATTTGTTATCTGGATAGGCGCAAATAATTACCTCGGTATTCCCGATGAGATGGACAAAACCGTAGCTGAAGTGAATCGAGGTATTACTAATGGGCTGCAGCGCTTGGCAAATGCAGGTGCCAAACACTTTTTAATTGTGAATCTGCCTGATTTAGGGAAAACGCCGATTGCTCATGCTTTTGAGTCGGAAGATAAATTATCCTACCTGGCTAATCGGCATAATGAACAATTACTGGCAAGCATTAATAATCTCAAACAGAGTTATCCGGATGCCCAATGGTTACTTTTCGATGTTAATCAAACCCTCAATGACTTAGTGGTTTACCCTGAGAAATATGGGTTTAACAATATTACGGACACCTGCTACGAAGCAATGGTAGATAAACCCTCTCACCGTGCTGTTCTTCACATGGCTGCTCAAATTAAACCAAAAAATGAAGCAGATGTATGCGAGGGATTCCTGTTTTTTGATCCTGTGCATCCAACAGCACCTGCTCATAAAATTATGGCTGAACATGCCAAAGCATTTCTCGATGCTGAAAATGTAGAGTTTTCTGAGTAA
- a CDS encoding DEAD/DEAH box helicase gives MTQESLNFTDLNLSDALLKALEDLKFKTPSPVQAQTIPLILQGRDLIAQAQTGTGKTAAFALPILQRLSVKSQATQALILAPTRELAIQVAEQFELLSTHLHHVTVAVLCGGQDYRRQLKQLRDGAQVVVGTPGRILDHIDRGTLQLGNLTTFVLDEADEMLRMGFIEDVETILAKLPLEKQIALFSATMPAPIRKIANSYLNNPASVEIRAETATVKAIEQRFLFASMAQKPDALLRVLAVEDYQGVIVFVRTKSSTEDVAQQLQQQGHRAMAIHGDITQALREKIIAQFRQGSIDILVATDVAARGLDVERVTHVINYDVPYDCETYVHRIGRTGRAGRSGVTVLFVTPKEGRILNTIERHTRQRIEKIIVPNDYMIQTAKRERFMASIAARLEHENLPSYKHIIEEFLKTNQTSAVDVAAALALLLNQDKPWKSELPKPVQAAKEPRHYERDRDRDFKSNRAGNKPERRKKQFRDDYPQELFRLDVGRVHGVKPGNIVGAIANEAGLESRYITGLKIHEDHSTVRLPQGMTKKAFQDLNSAWVCGRQLKLTSLGNA, from the coding sequence ATGACTCAAGAATCATTAAACTTTACTGACCTCAATTTATCCGATGCGCTATTAAAAGCGCTTGAGGACTTGAAGTTTAAAACACCATCACCAGTTCAAGCACAGACGATTCCTTTGATTTTGCAAGGAAGAGATTTGATTGCTCAAGCCCAGACAGGAACAGGTAAAACTGCAGCTTTTGCTTTACCTATTCTACAACGTTTGTCTGTTAAATCGCAGGCTACTCAAGCGTTGATTTTGGCACCGACACGCGAGTTAGCCATTCAGGTTGCCGAGCAATTTGAATTATTAAGCACTCATCTTCACCACGTCACTGTTGCTGTTCTTTGCGGTGGACAGGATTATCGACGCCAATTAAAGCAATTACGCGACGGTGCTCAAGTTGTGGTTGGAACCCCCGGACGTATATTGGATCATATCGATCGCGGCACCTTGCAACTCGGCAATTTAACGACTTTCGTACTTGATGAAGCCGATGAGATGTTGCGTATGGGCTTTATCGAAGATGTCGAAACAATTCTTGCTAAATTACCTCTTGAGAAGCAAATTGCTTTATTTTCAGCAACAATGCCAGCACCGATTCGCAAAATAGCCAATAGTTATTTAAATAATCCGGCTTCTGTGGAAATTCGTGCAGAAACGGCTACGGTAAAAGCAATTGAACAACGGTTTCTTTTTGCATCAATGGCGCAAAAGCCTGATGCATTATTAAGAGTTTTGGCTGTTGAAGATTACCAGGGGGTTATTGTTTTTGTTCGTACCAAGAGCAGTACGGAGGACGTGGCTCAACAGTTACAACAGCAAGGTCATCGCGCGATGGCAATTCATGGGGATATAACCCAGGCTTTACGAGAAAAGATCATTGCACAATTTAGACAGGGTAGCATCGATATCTTGGTAGCTACTGATGTTGCTGCTCGTGGATTAGACGTGGAACGTGTTACTCATGTGATCAATTATGATGTCCCTTATGACTGTGAAACCTACGTTCATCGTATTGGACGGACGGGACGTGCGGGGCGTAGTGGGGTAACCGTTTTATTTGTAACTCCCAAAGAAGGTCGCATACTCAATACCATCGAGCGTCATACACGCCAGCGTATTGAGAAAATTATTGTTCCGAATGATTACATGATTCAAACCGCCAAGCGAGAGCGCTTTATGGCAAGTATCGCCGCGCGTTTGGAGCATGAAAATTTACCCTCTTATAAGCATATTATTGAGGAATTTCTTAAAACTAATCAAACGTCTGCAGTGGATGTTGCCGCGGCTTTGGCACTTCTCCTTAACCAGGATAAGCCTTGGAAATCTGAATTGCCCAAACCTGTTCAGGCAGCAAAAGAGCCTCGTCATTATGAAAGAGACAGAGACAGAGACTTCAAATCCAATCGTGCTGGAAACAAACCGGAAAGGCGAAAAAAGCAATTTCGTGATGATTATCCACAAGAGCTATTTCGTTTGGATGTAGGTCGTGTGCATGGGGTGAAGCCAGGTAATATCGTTGGTGCTATTGCCAATGAGGCTGGATTAGAAAGCCGTTATATCACGGGTCTGAAAATTCATGAAGACCATTCTACTGTACGCTTGCCACAAGGTATGACGAAAAAAGCCTTTCAAGACTTAAATAGCGCCTGGGTTTGTGGACGTCAACTCAAACTCACTTCATTAGGGAATGCCTAA
- a CDS encoding VWA domain-containing protein, with translation MHLVNDVLRTKNMIELLQAMGINLEGTEMVCNNERVIFNPETVKDGEILGSALQKLLQKDTKKPPFKRVTLANLIAEDIAVATSSDNATAETHKKSCLAILGVLETIGLEETLDKEQEYFEIKFPSPVYAPLFSSLTYKYISIQDEKIIFNIKEYLKDHKEELILIDSKKPYLFAHSESFESKKIFYAEKKVSDDTVEVTPFFFVPSSLTPPVYHFNLDTSDSMGTTDSMEGTRLKTLKRSVIQFAKALFEFQPDAVINLSQFNDTTKNVGVYRKKDIDQLCDDVNKLRATGLTCLYDTTLKLLSYLAKSNQHNNVLLFTDGENTVGKSEEQIEALKLAISSLKKGSPLPLARNKVCVVSYDVNQPDIMHEVAELFHSSIVKTQTVDFTNALSKGELQTLAAVRELLTCRIGVVGNSNSNMQLEEYVLSCDMSGQFTPLEPKLCKNNESLSVTIIDGNGKTLLEDNKSLAEKPVETVLPGSAKVATQIGVFSYTDTKPKQTDVTYQYNI, from the coding sequence ATGCATCTTGTTAATGATGTTTTGCGTACAAAGAATATGATTGAGTTATTGCAGGCGATGGGTATTAATTTGGAAGGTACCGAAATGGTTTGCAATAATGAGCGTGTCATTTTTAATCCAGAGACTGTAAAAGATGGCGAGATCCTAGGTTCAGCCTTGCAAAAGCTCCTGCAAAAAGATACAAAAAAGCCTCCCTTTAAACGAGTAACCCTTGCGAATTTAATTGCTGAAGATATTGCTGTGGCTACCTCTTCTGATAATGCAACAGCTGAAACACACAAAAAATCCTGTTTAGCGATACTTGGTGTTCTAGAAACGATAGGATTGGAAGAGACTCTCGATAAAGAGCAAGAATATTTTGAAATCAAATTTCCATCGCCTGTTTATGCCCCACTATTTAGTTCTCTCACTTACAAATATATAAGCATTCAAGATGAAAAAATAATATTCAATATCAAAGAGTACTTAAAGGACCATAAAGAAGAGCTTATTTTAATTGACAGTAAAAAACCTTACTTATTTGCTCACTCAGAGTCATTTGAAAGTAAAAAGATTTTTTATGCAGAAAAAAAGGTGAGCGATGATACAGTTGAAGTAACACCCTTTTTTTTCGTACCTTCCTCACTTACTCCACCTGTTTATCATTTTAATTTAGATACAAGTGATAGTATGGGTACAACTGATAGCATGGAAGGTACCCGACTGAAAACATTAAAGCGTAGCGTTATCCAATTCGCTAAAGCCTTGTTTGAATTTCAACCCGATGCCGTCATTAATCTCAGTCAATTCAATGATACGACTAAAAATGTAGGCGTATACCGCAAAAAAGATATCGACCAGCTGTGTGATGATGTTAATAAACTCCGGGCAACCGGACTAACATGCCTTTATGACACTACTCTGAAACTCCTATCTTATCTCGCAAAATCCAATCAACACAATAATGTTTTATTATTTACTGATGGAGAGAATACTGTAGGAAAATCAGAAGAGCAAATTGAAGCGTTGAAGCTGGCGATTTCATCATTAAAAAAAGGATCCCCTTTGCCTTTAGCTCGGAATAAAGTTTGTGTTGTCAGTTACGATGTGAATCAACCAGATATCATGCATGAAGTTGCTGAATTATTTCATTCCTCAATTGTTAAAACTCAAACGGTTGATTTTACTAATGCCCTTTCCAAGGGTGAATTACAGACACTGGCAGCAGTTAGAGAGTTGTTGACCTGCCGTATAGGGGTGGTTGGTAATTCAAACTCAAACATGCAGCTAGAAGAATATGTCCTATCTTGTGATATGTCTGGACAATTTACTCCATTGGAACCAAAATTATGTAAAAATAATGAATCGTTAAGTGTAACGATTATCGATGGCAATGGTAAAACGCTGCTTGAGGACAATAAGTCACTCGCCGAAAAACCAGTAGAAACAGTTTTGCCAGGTAGTGCAAAAGTTGCAACTCAAATTGGTGTCTTTTCGTACACTGATACTAAACCTAAACAAACAGATGTTACTTATCAATATAACATCTAA
- a CDS encoding lytic polysaccharide monooxygenase, which produces MNHSGYLINFFSWLVLFLFSVATFSHGVIESPASREQFCGVESKPDEIFKEKMTHEKCRPIMTKGDGTMDNSVYNFMAVLTHTIGRSNKPLDQLPAHVCGFGSESWGGGKTPWDKAIDWPTNLLSSGSQKFIWNISWGNHFGDTEEFVYWITKPDFQYDPNKELSWNDFEPSPFCKLNYNDQTPNANPNVTPDKTNNRFITTCTVPARNNRAVIYGEWGRNSHTYERFHSCIDVVFSDENPIPAIKAVIKPLPSQVSGAAEVELDGTESEGANLSYSWSLNAQDLTAYQLTDSQNSKARLTISNVSAQQTVTVNLEVKQGDAASRTSIQFTHMPAVTATWKIVGTVTSTNTLNAGDKLQLRLIDSVGQDYLLPQNPLVLTEETAKAENWAFALAQVVNSGNQYSAKIGVLGSDNQSIEPVKSSTENKIYVPVQSEITNSFIKIEKQDNPVTTCQSLRKQGSNSYWLGYDVYADSTPIVLNFNETGIDLTKIIIEHGVFSNISVLDKDKLLINTKPDWVSKTIPGYLGFYGPNYGSYEPFNSTVSANCRIGPLFKQ; this is translated from the coding sequence ATGAATCACTCTGGATACCTTATTAATTTCTTTTCCTGGCTAGTTTTATTCTTGTTTTCTGTAGCAACGTTCTCTCATGGGGTCATCGAAAGTCCCGCCTCTCGAGAACAATTTTGCGGTGTTGAAAGCAAGCCTGACGAAATTTTTAAAGAAAAAATGACTCACGAAAAATGTCGACCGATCATGACGAAGGGTGACGGTACCATGGACAACAGTGTTTATAATTTCATGGCAGTATTAACCCACACGATTGGCCGTTCAAATAAACCTTTGGATCAATTACCTGCTCATGTTTGTGGATTTGGCTCTGAGTCATGGGGTGGTGGTAAAACACCGTGGGACAAAGCAATTGACTGGCCGACTAACTTATTAAGCTCAGGTTCACAAAAATTCATATGGAATATTTCGTGGGGAAATCATTTTGGTGATACAGAAGAGTTTGTTTACTGGATTACAAAACCCGATTTTCAATATGACCCGAATAAAGAGTTAAGTTGGAATGATTTTGAACCAAGTCCGTTTTGTAAACTCAACTACAACGATCAAACTCCAAACGCCAATCCCAATGTCACTCCTGATAAAACAAACAATCGTTTTATAACGACCTGTACAGTTCCAGCGCGTAATAACAGAGCTGTAATCTATGGGGAGTGGGGACGAAATAGTCACACCTATGAACGATTCCATTCATGCATTGACGTCGTATTCTCAGATGAAAATCCTATCCCTGCCATCAAGGCTGTTATTAAACCATTACCTAGTCAAGTAAGTGGAGCTGCAGAGGTAGAGCTAGATGGAACAGAATCTGAAGGAGCGAATTTAAGCTACTCATGGTCTCTTAATGCTCAAGACTTAACCGCTTATCAGTTAACAGATAGTCAAAACTCTAAAGCCCGTTTAACAATCAGTAATGTGAGTGCTCAACAAACTGTTACGGTGAATCTTGAAGTCAAGCAAGGCGATGCCGCTAGTCGTACAAGCATCCAATTCACTCACATGCCAGCAGTAACTGCAACTTGGAAAATTGTAGGAACAGTCACTTCCACAAATACTTTAAATGCGGGAGATAAGTTACAACTGCGTCTGATTGATAGTGTTGGACAAGATTATCTACTTCCTCAAAATCCACTTGTATTAACTGAGGAAACAGCAAAAGCCGAAAATTGGGCTTTTGCCTTAGCGCAGGTGGTTAATTCAGGTAACCAGTATTCAGCCAAGATAGGTGTTTTAGGTTCTGACAATCAAAGCATTGAACCCGTTAAGTCATCGACTGAGAATAAAATTTATGTTCCTGTTCAAAGTGAAATTACAAACTCTTTCATTAAAATTGAAAAGCAGGATAACCCAGTCACTACCTGCCAATCATTACGCAAACAAGGTTCGAATAGCTACTGGTTAGGCTACGATGTTTATGCTGACAGTACCCCTATCGTTTTGAACTTCAATGAAACAGGTATTGATTTAACAAAAATTATCATTGAACACGGGGTCTTTAGCAATATTAGCGTTTTAGACAAGGACAAATTACTGATTAATACCAAACCAGATTGGGTTTCGAAAACAATCCCAGGATATTTAGGCTTTTATGGCCCGAATTATGGTAGTTATGAGCCATTTAATTCCACAGTCAGTGCGAACTGTAGAATAGGTCCTCTGTTTAAGCAGTAA
- a CDS encoding mechanosensitive ion channel family protein translates to MQKILFTAIFLVLSFFAKGIWASTTLQIYNGFDIHNATIELENIEQELSKKNLNYEQLYSTVKLINDLQDQASNCVDDGKEQLKKLNELLNNNEIASTLSHQNDARYHELIADKQLHVKAIADCVFFNYQAQEILNKINAMMGNTPMFNLLNRSPPVWEDFNPKLFFRIAFSRDKFTHMSGFNKLSSAQKATTVMILFICFFMALIVQKIISTFKGSFHNKLVNNLLTSLTKSGLFFLLVLIGPIIYLYSLLGNETPKPTLLLASNAILYYAFTLILIRFFVILFRQYANDSDKRLLSDIYLRGIVFVTFLLWGRLATIALQDQWIPPALLRFRFVVFCTLLILSFGWFSWLIFRLPFFKEKMSPSSLRNIKFSLAGIYFFTIVTAWIGYSNFAIYFIPNVVTTLVILFIVWKVSYYFGYLFALLNNPGQPASEKIHRWLGIKSTQTLTELLVIRIILNTGFIVFSLFLLMKVWGISQYHMDYLKTWYFQGGYVYGIYLWPVRFVRAAIAFCLLLMVGRALSTFVARHSAFKREKYRQDNIATLINYSAFSIAAIIALLIAGINFTSLAVIAGALSIGIGFGLQYLASDFVSGIILLIHKPVAPGDRVIIDGTEGYIKKIRLLSTQITTLTNADVIIPNSHLINKSVTNYTYRENKICRVNSQVILDSNGDLGLAEKVLLGVVKDHPSVVQEMPYTPTVSYELVPSKDNLHVTMELWYYIKNIDLKQDVSSEVNFNIVKALKEHNLCPGHYTE, encoded by the coding sequence ATGCAAAAAATACTATTTACAGCTATTTTTCTTGTTTTATCATTCTTTGCCAAAGGTATTTGGGCTTCCACTACTCTGCAAATTTACAATGGTTTTGATATCCATAATGCCACTATAGAGTTAGAAAATATTGAACAGGAATTATCAAAAAAAAATCTTAACTACGAACAACTTTATTCTACCGTAAAACTAATTAATGATTTGCAAGACCAAGCTAGCAATTGTGTTGATGACGGAAAAGAGCAATTAAAAAAGCTCAATGAATTACTTAATAATAATGAAATTGCGTCCACACTTTCTCACCAAAATGATGCACGCTACCATGAGTTAATTGCGGATAAACAACTGCATGTTAAAGCTATTGCTGACTGTGTTTTTTTTAATTATCAAGCTCAGGAGATATTAAATAAAATTAATGCCATGATGGGTAATACACCCATGTTTAATTTATTAAACCGTTCTCCACCAGTTTGGGAGGATTTTAATCCAAAATTATTTTTCCGAATTGCTTTCAGTCGAGATAAATTTACCCACATGAGTGGTTTTAATAAATTAAGTAGCGCTCAGAAAGCAACTACAGTCATGATTCTTTTTATCTGCTTTTTTATGGCTCTGATTGTTCAAAAAATAATTTCCACATTTAAAGGTAGTTTCCATAATAAATTAGTTAATAATTTACTAACATCCCTAACTAAGAGTGGCTTATTTTTTCTTTTGGTTCTAATAGGACCTATTATTTACCTGTATAGTTTATTAGGTAATGAAACTCCAAAACCGACTTTGCTCTTAGCGTCTAATGCGATTTTATATTATGCATTCACCCTTATCTTAATTCGATTTTTTGTAATTCTTTTTCGTCAGTATGCTAATGATTCTGATAAACGCTTGTTATCAGATATCTATTTACGGGGTATTGTGTTTGTAACCTTCTTGCTTTGGGGAAGACTCGCTACAATTGCGCTGCAAGATCAATGGATCCCGCCAGCCTTATTAAGATTTCGATTTGTTGTATTTTGTACTCTACTCATCCTGTCGTTTGGCTGGTTTAGTTGGCTAATCTTTCGACTTCCTTTTTTTAAAGAAAAAATGTCGCCTTCGTCGTTAAGAAATATTAAATTTTCTTTGGCAGGGATTTACTTTTTTACGATAGTTACAGCTTGGATAGGTTATAGCAATTTTGCAATTTATTTTATCCCCAACGTGGTGACTACTCTGGTTATTTTATTCATTGTGTGGAAAGTCAGTTATTATTTTGGATATTTATTTGCATTACTCAATAATCCGGGGCAGCCGGCATCGGAAAAAATCCATCGCTGGTTAGGCATTAAATCCACACAAACCTTAACGGAATTGTTAGTGATAAGGATTATATTGAATACTGGATTTATAGTATTTTCACTGTTTCTTTTGATGAAGGTATGGGGGATTTCTCAGTACCATATGGATTATTTGAAAACATGGTATTTTCAAGGCGGCTATGTCTATGGTATTTATTTGTGGCCAGTGAGATTTGTCAGGGCAGCCATCGCTTTTTGTCTTCTGCTTATGGTAGGAAGAGCACTTTCAACCTTTGTCGCACGTCATAGTGCATTTAAACGAGAAAAATATCGTCAGGATAATATTGCTACATTAATTAATTACTCAGCCTTTAGTATTGCCGCTATTATTGCTTTGTTAATTGCCGGTATTAATTTTACCAGTCTTGCAGTTATAGCTGGTGCTTTATCAATTGGTATTGGTTTTGGATTGCAATATCTTGCTAGCGACTTTGTCAGTGGCATTATTTTATTAATTCATAAACCAGTAGCCCCTGGAGATAGAGTGATTATTGATGGTACCGAGGGCTATATTAAAAAAATTCGATTACTATCGACTCAAATAACTACCCTCACAAATGCAGATGTCATTATTCCCAATTCTCATCTAATCAATAAATCAGTGACCAACTATACCTATCGTGAAAATAAGATTTGTCGTGTAAACAGTCAGGTTATTTTAGACAGTAATGGGGATCTGGGGCTCGCCGAGAAGGTTTTGTTGGGTGTTGTTAAAGATCATCCCTCTGTCGTTCAGGAAATGCCCTATACACCAACCGTCTCTTATGAACTAGTCCCTTCAAAAGATAATTTACATGTGACAATGGAGCTGTGGTATTACATTAAAAATATTGATTTGAAACAGGATGTTTCCAGTGAGGTGAATTTCAATATTGTTAAAGCGCTCAAAGAGCATAATCTTTGCCCTGGACATTATACTGAATGA
- a CDS encoding M15 family metallopeptidase, whose translation MDAFKGDDLAAMMANSTSVFNCREVTNHPGIFSQHSYGRAIDINPKINPYVARKLIIPHSSGQFMLKKTSSPGKIKKNSYIYKVFLRYGWDWGGNWYDVQDYQHFEKRSHSEKRNPYGYPKAKITS comes from the coding sequence ATGGATGCATTCAAAGGGGATGATCTTGCAGCAATGATGGCAAACTCAACGAGCGTCTTTAATTGCCGTGAGGTCACAAACCACCCTGGTATTTTCTCACAGCACAGTTATGGGCGAGCTATTGATATTAATCCAAAAATTAATCCTTACGTAGCAAGAAAGCTGATAATACCGCATTCTAGTGGGCAATTTATGTTAAAAAAGACCTCTTCTCCGGGAAAAATTAAAAAAAATAGTTACATTTATAAAGTCTTCTTGCGCTATGGTTGGGATTGGGGTGGGAATTGGTACGATGTGCAGGATTACCAACATTTTGAGAAAAGATCGCATAGTGAAAAGCGCAATCCCTACGGTTATCCTAAAGCAAAGATAACATCTTGA